TTGATGCATTTGTAGTTTGTTGGGGGTGGCGTTCTTGTTCTTTGCTAGCTATAAGCCTCAACATGCTTAAGTAAGTATTAATCTGTCGTTGTTGTtcaccaccgacaaaccgacgtgacactggcgttacaaaagtgtctcaCACGAAAGTAATATactttaccagtgaggcgatcacttctgtcaaagtaagctctgttcactgctgcttcgatgtaaacaacttttctaaatacaaattgcgaaggaagtgtgaggcaagattttgtgagaattattggacaaaacatcaaggaaaatcatttttttagtttccaaatcaatacAAATGATGTGAGAagcacataaaacaatacgcattggaatttgcgaagaaaaacaaaaaggggatttagcagtttcttctctgtgtcagtgtagtaagcgaatcattatagagatggcgctagtgtttaacgtattttcatttgaaaaaaggagacaacttttgaacctcattttgttcgaagtgtcacgtcggtttgtcagTGTGTTCACTCGCGAAACAGACTGAAGTACCCAACGGTACCCAAGAAACTGttgggtttttgtgtttttttttttcttcagattTTCTATAAGACTCTGTAGATTGTGTTGTATTAAGTTTGCTAACAATGTTACTTGGTGCAATTAATTGTAAAATAAAGCGTAGATAAGACAACACGGAACAACGGATTTTAAACACATTCAAACGCATAGTTCCACCGAAATATCACAGATGTCGCCACAAGCGTTTGAGCGATTTGCTTTCAAACCGTTGCTATGGTTacaccagcagcaaaacatCCTAAAGAAGCACCGAATAAACATCTTCTGCACGGACAAACCGAAACGCATCATGAAGCTGTTcaatttttacaataaatCCGTTTACATTCAATACCGCAATCAGCTCTGCTCCACAACGACGGTCGTCGTGTGTGCCCTAACCCTAGCGGCATTCGCTGTGCCGTACTACTTGCTGTCTTCCATCAGGCAGGGCGAGCTGTGGGACCAACAGCGCACCGTGTACGAACAGCCCAAGATGTCGTTTCAGTACTCGTATCTATTCCTGGCGGAAATGGAAGATCCCCAAGAGGGACGTGCTACCAGCGCCTCGGTTGTAACGTGCAGTTCCTTCCCTTCGTACAGCACGCTCACCGAACAGCTACATCCGTGCAGTGACGTACAGGTGATTCCCACCGATACGAATCACGACCACACACTCGACCATCTTTCCGTCAGCATCAGCTTCAACCCACCCGACCGGGGCAGCAGGTTGTCGTTTTACACGTTTTACTTTTTCCTGGAAGCAACCGTATCGGTAAGATcaaaaaacgattttttaaatcatttgctTAATTTACTATACGTTTTCTTTCTCACACCTCACAGTCACAGTGCCGGTTCGTTATTCCCGCATTTGTTTCGTTGGAAAAAGTCCCACCACCTGCCGGTCGAACGTTCCTGTCCGGCACGATCGTGCACAGTGGATTGATGGCCACCAGGCAAACGGTCGCCCTACAGTGTCCGTTCTTTATGCGGCATCAACAATCACACTTTAGTGATCGGTACTATCCGAATGAAAATACCACCCTGGAAGGATTTGAACCGCGTGTAATACGAGCACAGATAGAAGCAGCCAATCCGGCGTACTATGAATACCGACCCCAACACACCGACTGGACGATGGACGGTTCGGGTACGATACGTGTGCAAATCGATGT
This sequence is a window from Anopheles merus strain MAF chromosome 3R, AmerM5.1, whole genome shotgun sequence. Protein-coding genes within it:
- the LOC121596918 gene encoding transmembrane protein 231 encodes the protein MSPQAFERFAFKPLLWLHQQQNILKKHRINIFCTDKPKRIMKLFNFYNKSVYIQYRNQLCSTTTVVVCALTLAAFAVPYYLLSSIRQGELWDQQRTVYEQPKMSFQYSYLFLAEMEDPQEGRATSASVVTCSSFPSYSTLTEQLHPCSDVQVIPTDTNHDHTLDHLSVSISFNPPDRGSRLSFYTFYFFLEATVSSQCRFVIPAFVSLEKVPPPAGRTFLSGTIVHSGLMATRQTVALQCPFFMRHQQSHFSDRYYPNENTTLEGFEPRVIRAQIEAANPAYYEYRPQHTDWTMDGSGTIRVQIDVAIGGNESTSVALLYKTSLWWKLCQFWGSYFPLLIVSLWLAEKSKQYLFERFVLRAVEVVPWKNKYN